From Topomyia yanbarensis strain Yona2022 chromosome 1, ASM3024719v1, whole genome shotgun sequence, one genomic window encodes:
- the LOC131676239 gene encoding sperm mitochondrial-associated cysteine-rich protein-like — protein MRFVSVFLSSEFCLLSLIFFLLSCLLFFVFCPVSCVLCPVSCVLCPVSCVLCPVSCVLCPVSCVLCPVSCVLCPVSCVLCPVSCVLCPVSCVLCPVSCVLCPVSCVLCPVSCVLCPVSCVLCPVSCVLCPVSCVLCPVSCVLCPVSCVLCPVSCVLCPVSCVLCPVSCVLCPVIT, from the exons ATGCGTTTTGTTTCTGTGTTTTTGTCTTCTGAATTTTGTCTGTTGTCTTTGATCTTTTTtcttttgtcttgtcttttgttttttgtcttttgtcctGTGTCCTGTGTCCTGTGTCCTGTGTCCTGTGTCCTGTGTCCTGTGTCCTGTGTCCTGTGTCCTGTGTCCTGTGTCCTGTGTCCTGTGTCCTGTGTCCTGTGTCCTGTGTCCTGTGTCCTGTGTCCTGTGTCCTGTGTCCTGTGTCCTGTGTCCTGTGTCCTGTGTCCTGTGTCCTGTGTCCTGTGCCCTGTGTCCTGTGTCCTGTGTCCTGTGTCCTGTGTCCTGTGTCCTGTGTCCTGTGTCCTGTGTCCTGTGTCCTGTGTCCTGTGTCCTGTGTCCTGTGTCCTGTGTCCTGTGTCCTGTGTCCTGTGTCCTGTGTCCTGTGTCCTGTGCCCTGTGTCCTGTGTCCTGTGTCCTGTGTCCTGTGTCCTGTGTCCTGTGTCCTGTGTCCTGTGTCCTGTGTCCTGTGTCCTGTGTCCCGT CATTACCTAA